A genomic segment from Dermatobacter hominis encodes:
- a CDS encoding alpha/beta hydrolase fold domain-containing protein, which produces MAPARRRLDRVVVDPGPDDRLAGVVAGIRALRPGDTLAARRAGAEHDVDREAQVLLDDGFAVAERSIDTDDGPLPVQVVEPPGALSGTLVAFHGGGYVLCSPGTHALRFARMAQAARCRLLNVGYPLAPEHPFPAAVRAGVRAVERAAADGPVVLLGDSAGGGLVLSVALSLRDGLHGAPDPAGPAAVRVAGLVAISPWTDLTCSAPSLVERRSIDPFAHIDDLPAFAADYLRGGTEPTDPVASPLFADLAGLPPTLVQVGSTETMYDDAARWAERAAAAGVAVRLEEWEGMFHTWHGHVGELTGADLAVAAIGSFVRERLDAAR; this is translated from the coding sequence GTGGCGCCGGCACGGCGACGCCTCGACCGGGTCGTGGTCGATCCCGGCCCCGACGACCGGCTCGCGGGCGTGGTCGCCGGCATCCGGGCTCTCCGCCCCGGCGACACGCTGGCGGCGCGCCGGGCCGGCGCCGAGCACGACGTCGACCGGGAGGCGCAGGTCCTCCTCGACGACGGCTTCGCCGTGGCCGAGCGGTCCATCGACACCGACGACGGCCCGCTGCCGGTCCAGGTCGTGGAGCCGCCGGGCGCCCTCTCCGGCACGCTCGTGGCGTTCCACGGCGGCGGCTACGTGCTGTGCTCGCCCGGCACGCACGCCCTCCGGTTCGCCCGGATGGCGCAGGCGGCCCGCTGCCGGCTCCTCAACGTCGGCTACCCGCTCGCGCCCGAGCACCCGTTCCCCGCCGCGGTCCGTGCCGGGGTGCGGGCGGTCGAGCGCGCCGCCGCCGACGGCCCGGTCGTGCTCCTCGGGGACTCCGCCGGCGGCGGGCTGGTGCTCTCGGTCGCGCTCAGCCTGCGCGACGGCCTCCACGGCGCCCCCGACCCGGCCGGGCCCGCGGCGGTGCGGGTCGCCGGCCTCGTCGCGATCTCCCCGTGGACCGACCTGACGTGTTCGGCGCCGTCGCTGGTCGAGCGACGGTCCATCGACCCGTTCGCCCACATCGACGACCTGCCGGCGTTCGCCGCGGACTACCTGCGCGGCGGCACCGAGCCCACCGACCCGGTCGCCTCGCCGCTGTTCGCCGACCTCGCCGGACTGCCGCCGACGCTGGTCCAGGTCGGCTCCACCGAGACGATGTACGACGACGCGGCCCGGTGGGCCGAGCGGGCGGCCGCAGCCGGCGTGGCCGTCCGCCTCGAGGAGTGGGAGGGCATGTTCCACACCTGGCACGGCCACGTCGGCGAGCTCACGGGCGCCGACCTGGCGGTGGCGGCGATCGGCTCGTTCGTCCGCGAGCGCCTCGACGCGGCGCGGTGA
- a CDS encoding M1 family metallopeptidase, with translation MPTEDPYRLPRTVLPSRYDLELVVDPDRPTFSGRVAIEVEVVEPVDRVVLNSLDLTLGTVTVTPEGGSPQEPSVDVDAEHERVALVLDHPLPAGPARIEADFEGPYCEALVGLYRSTFTVDGEERHLAVTQFESTYARRAFPCFDEPDMKATFAVALVVPDGMLAVSNAAETSRELLGDGTVRVRFADTMVMSTYLVAAVVGPLEVTEPRAVQGMAATIPLRVVHPPGSGPLAAFALDVADAGIRFLERYYDLPYPGDKVDLVAVPDFAFGAMENLGCITFREVALLVDPDGSTQPELQRVADVINHELAHMWFGDLVTMGWWNGIWLNEAFATFMEVTASDAFRPDWDTWTGFGLSRAAAFDTDALSTTRPIEFDVESPADAEAMFDILTYEKGASVVRMLEQYLGADRFRDGIRHYLRTHAYGNTETTDLWDALEEVSGEPVRHIMDAWIYRGGHPVVTAELTDDGVALRQEPATVTDPDAPAGDDDGGDQLGERWPVPMVLTALVDGTERQERVLLEEPTTVDLGGRPTALRINTRGDGFFRSELPATARAAEAVDPTTTPLERFVLLDDAWAALLRGDLSGAAVEDLVRLSAWRETDPSVWRRIAQAVRELRRLRGLDHDDDINAALAVDVADGPLGHVDRLLDDLDPTGLERWRDLRGILVSLLGVVGRDAAIRTLAHELVHTPPDEARARPDTDSTLLAAALDVVAATGDADDHALIEERWHAATNPQDVIRYLYALADTPVAECFDHLLELTLTEVRSQDSAYVLRRALSHPRFAGRAWDFLTAEWDAVLEKVPSSAAVRMFEGIRSVTDPELAASIQAFTADHPTPSGARVLAQHLQRMWITVRASERLRAEIGDGPAS, from the coding sequence ATGCCCACCGAGGACCCCTACCGCCTGCCCCGAACCGTCCTGCCCTCGCGCTACGACCTCGAGCTGGTCGTCGACCCCGACCGGCCGACGTTCTCCGGCCGCGTCGCGATCGAGGTCGAGGTCGTCGAGCCGGTCGACCGGGTCGTGCTCAACTCGCTCGACCTCACGCTCGGGACCGTCACGGTGACCCCCGAGGGCGGCTCGCCGCAGGAGCCGTCCGTCGACGTCGACGCCGAGCACGAGCGCGTCGCGCTGGTCCTCGACCACCCCCTGCCCGCCGGCCCCGCCCGCATCGAGGCGGACTTCGAGGGGCCGTACTGCGAGGCGCTGGTCGGGCTGTACCGCTCCACGTTCACCGTCGACGGCGAGGAGCGCCACCTGGCGGTGACCCAGTTCGAGTCGACCTACGCCCGCCGGGCGTTCCCGTGCTTCGACGAGCCCGACATGAAGGCCACCTTCGCGGTCGCCCTCGTCGTGCCCGACGGGATGCTCGCCGTCTCCAATGCGGCCGAGACCTCCCGCGAGCTCCTGGGCGACGGGACGGTCCGGGTGCGGTTCGCGGACACGATGGTGATGTCGACCTACCTCGTCGCCGCCGTCGTCGGGCCGTTGGAGGTCACCGAGCCCCGGGCGGTGCAGGGCATGGCGGCCACGATCCCCCTCCGCGTGGTGCACCCGCCGGGATCGGGCCCGCTCGCGGCCTTCGCGCTCGACGTCGCCGACGCCGGGATCCGGTTCCTCGAGCGCTACTACGACCTGCCCTACCCGGGCGACAAGGTCGACCTCGTCGCGGTCCCCGACTTCGCGTTCGGCGCCATGGAGAACCTCGGCTGCATCACGTTCCGCGAGGTGGCGCTGCTCGTCGACCCCGACGGGTCCACGCAGCCCGAGCTCCAGCGCGTCGCCGACGTGATCAACCACGAGCTCGCCCACATGTGGTTCGGCGACCTCGTGACGATGGGCTGGTGGAACGGCATCTGGCTCAACGAGGCGTTCGCCACCTTCATGGAGGTCACCGCGTCCGACGCGTTCCGCCCCGACTGGGACACCTGGACCGGCTTCGGCCTGTCGCGCGCCGCCGCGTTCGACACCGATGCGCTGAGCACGACGCGCCCGATCGAGTTCGACGTCGAGAGCCCGGCCGACGCCGAGGCGATGTTCGACATCCTCACGTACGAGAAGGGCGCGTCGGTCGTCCGGATGCTCGAGCAGTACCTCGGCGCCGATCGCTTCCGTGACGGGATCCGCCACTACCTGCGGACCCACGCCTACGGGAACACCGAGACCACCGACCTGTGGGACGCGCTCGAGGAGGTGAGCGGCGAGCCCGTGCGCCACATCATGGACGCCTGGATCTACCGGGGCGGCCACCCGGTGGTCACCGCCGAGCTGACCGACGACGGCGTGGCGCTGCGCCAGGAGCCCGCCACCGTCACCGACCCCGACGCACCGGCCGGCGACGACGACGGTGGCGACCAGCTCGGCGAACGGTGGCCGGTGCCCATGGTCCTGACCGCGCTCGTCGACGGCACCGAGCGCCAGGAGCGCGTCCTGCTCGAGGAGCCGACGACGGTCGACCTCGGCGGCCGGCCCACGGCGCTGCGGATCAACACCCGGGGCGACGGCTTCTTCCGCTCCGAGCTCCCCGCCACGGCGCGGGCGGCCGAGGCGGTCGACCCGACGACGACCCCGCTCGAGCGCTTCGTGCTGCTCGACGACGCCTGGGCGGCGCTGCTGCGTGGCGACCTCTCCGGGGCGGCCGTCGAGGACCTCGTCCGCCTGAGCGCGTGGCGCGAGACCGACCCGTCGGTCTGGCGACGCATCGCGCAGGCCGTGCGCGAGCTCCGGCGGCTGCGGGGCCTCGACCACGACGACGACATCAACGCCGCGCTCGCCGTCGACGTCGCCGACGGTCCGCTCGGCCACGTCGACCGACTGCTCGACGACCTCGACCCGACCGGGCTCGAGCGGTGGCGCGACCTCCGCGGGATCCTGGTGTCGCTGCTCGGCGTGGTCGGCCGCGACGCGGCCATCCGCACCCTGGCGCACGAGCTCGTCCACACGCCACCCGACGAGGCTCGGGCCCGCCCCGACACCGACAGCACACTGCTCGCCGCCGCGCTCGACGTCGTCGCGGCCACCGGCGACGCCGACGACCACGCCCTCATCGAGGAGCGCTGGCACGCCGCCACCAACCCGCAGGACGTCATCCGCTACCTCTACGCGCTCGCCGACACGCCGGTGGCGGAGTGCTTCGACCACCTCCTCGAGCTCACCCTCACCGAGGTCCGGTCCCAGGACAGCGCCTACGTGCTGCGCCGGGCGCTGTCGCACCCCCGCTTCGCCGGCCGGGCGTGGGACTTCCTGACCGCCGAGTGGGACGCCGTGCTGGAGAAGGTGCCGTCGAGCGCCGCCGTCCGGATGTTCGAGGGCATCCGATCCGTCACCGACCCCGAGCTGGCGGCGAGCATCCAGGCCTTCACGGCGGACCACCCGACCCCGAGCGGCGCCCGCGTGCTGGCCCAGCACCTGCAGCGGATGTGGATCACCGTCCGGGCCTCCGAGCGGCTCCGCGCCGAGATCGGCGACGGCCCGGCATCCTGA
- a CDS encoding lysoplasmalogenase — MSAALLGADGTTYLGIGPANTLFWALIGATLVVAVADWVAVATDRRRVEYVLKPLTMVVLIAAALVLEDPLSGPARGWLVAGLLCSLAGDVFLMLEDHFVEGLAAFLVGHVAYVVALWNLGVDLPRFLVGVVIVAVLMVVIGRPIISGARRRDPRLGVPVTAYITVISLMVASAIGTGSWIAVVGAVLFYASDGVIGVSRFVKDFPQSRLVVMTTYHLGQIGLVLALV, encoded by the coding sequence GTGAGCGCGGCCCTCCTCGGCGCGGACGGCACCACGTACCTCGGCATCGGCCCCGCCAACACCCTGTTCTGGGCGCTGATCGGCGCCACGCTGGTCGTCGCGGTCGCCGACTGGGTCGCGGTCGCCACCGACCGCCGGCGGGTCGAGTACGTGCTCAAGCCGCTGACGATGGTCGTGCTGATCGCGGCCGCGCTGGTGCTCGAGGACCCGCTGTCGGGCCCGGCGCGCGGCTGGCTGGTCGCCGGCCTCCTGTGCTCGCTGGCCGGCGACGTGTTCCTCATGCTCGAGGACCACTTCGTCGAGGGCCTGGCCGCGTTCCTGGTCGGCCACGTCGCGTACGTGGTCGCGCTGTGGAACCTCGGCGTCGACCTGCCGCGGTTCCTCGTCGGCGTCGTGATCGTGGCGGTGCTGATGGTGGTGATCGGGCGGCCGATCATCAGCGGGGCCCGCCGCCGGGACCCTCGGCTCGGCGTCCCGGTGACGGCCTACATCACGGTGATCTCGCTGATGGTGGCCTCGGCGATCGGCACCGGGTCGTGGATCGCGGTCGTCGGCGCGGTGCTGTTCTACGCCTCGGACGGGGTCATCGGCGTGAGCCGGTTCGTGAAGGACTTCCCGCAGTCCCGGCTCGTCGTGATGACGACGTACCATCTGGGGCAGATCGGGCTCGTGCTGGCGCTCGTGTGA
- the add gene encoding adenosine deaminase → MAVPTRAWCFELPKADVHVHLEGCIPVDLLEAAARAQGVDLPVLDESRGLDGLLEHLDASCRLLVDPGLVAELGSRFARRCTWDGIVTADVIFNPTHWPAWDGRLGEFVDALDRGMSDAEADGHPPVRLLPSVKRDQSAEAALALVDAMVALGHPRVVGLSIDGNEAAAGPTGERFRPAFERAAEAGFHRAVHAGESSGPDGVRDAIDLLMAERVDHGVRAVEDPALVAELAARGIPLDVCPTSNLTLGLYPILHSHPVDELRRAGVRVALGTDDPELLGGDLTHEYHSTAAAFGWDHGTVAEVARTSIEVSFAPDELKAELLAELDAFVARAAVEG, encoded by the coding sequence GTGGCGGTGCCGACGCGGGCCTGGTGCTTCGAGCTGCCCAAGGCCGACGTCCACGTGCACCTCGAGGGCTGCATCCCCGTCGACCTCCTCGAGGCCGCGGCCCGGGCGCAGGGCGTCGACCTCCCGGTGCTCGACGAGTCCCGGGGCCTCGACGGCCTCCTCGAGCACCTCGACGCCTCGTGCCGGCTCCTGGTCGACCCGGGGCTCGTGGCCGAGCTCGGCTCCCGGTTCGCCCGTCGCTGCACGTGGGACGGGATCGTCACCGCGGACGTGATCTTCAACCCGACGCACTGGCCGGCGTGGGACGGCCGGCTCGGCGAGTTCGTCGACGCGCTCGACCGGGGCATGTCCGACGCCGAGGCGGACGGCCACCCACCGGTCCGGCTGCTGCCGAGCGTCAAGCGGGACCAGTCCGCGGAGGCGGCGCTGGCGCTCGTCGACGCGATGGTCGCCCTCGGCCATCCGCGGGTGGTCGGCCTGTCGATCGACGGGAACGAGGCCGCGGCCGGCCCGACGGGGGAGCGGTTCCGCCCGGCGTTCGAGCGGGCCGCCGAGGCGGGGTTCCACCGGGCCGTCCACGCCGGCGAGTCGTCGGGCCCCGACGGGGTCCGCGACGCCATCGACCTGCTCATGGCCGAGCGCGTCGACCACGGCGTCCGCGCCGTCGAGGACCCGGCGCTCGTCGCCGAGCTGGCGGCGCGGGGCATCCCGCTCGACGTGTGCCCGACCTCCAACCTGACCCTCGGCCTGTACCCGATCCTGCACTCGCACCCCGTCGACGAGCTGCGGCGCGCGGGGGTCCGCGTGGCGCTCGGGACCGACGACCCCGAGCTGCTCGGCGGCGACCTGACCCACGAGTACCACTCGACGGCGGCCGCGTTCGGCTGGGACCACGGGACGGTCGCCGAGGTGGCCCGGACCTCGATCGAGGTGTCGTTCGCGCCCGACGAGCTGAAGGCCGAGCTGCTCGCAGAGCTCGACGCGTTCGTCGCGCGCGCCGCCGTCGAGGGCTGA
- a CDS encoding M20 metallopeptidase family protein, whose amino-acid sequence MTMTDDELLDGARGFLPGVVELRRDLHLHPELGTDLPRTQSAVLEALDGLGLDVRTGSSLSSVVADLDGGAGDGPTILLRGDMDALPMPEDTGLDFSSTVDGAMHACGHDAHTSMLVGAARLLAERRDELAGRIRFMFQPGEEGFGGAVQMIDEGVLDGVDAAFALHVAPNLWSDWIVYRPGAAMASADVVEITITGRGGHASTPHWAADPVPAACEAVLALQSMITRTVNAFDPAVLTIAKIRAGTTDNVIPESATLTGTLRAVSESTRHAVWDRIRQVTDGIAAAHGCTARVEILEGYPVTVNDARFTDWARQVATDVLGPKTVAEMPSPVMGAEDFSYVLQKVPGAIFFLGVCPPEHPNPFEAPACHSNRMVLNEDAMATGIAIHAAVATSFLAAKGEFG is encoded by the coding sequence ATGACGATGACCGACGACGAGCTGCTCGACGGGGCCCGGGGCTTCCTCCCGGGCGTCGTGGAGCTGCGACGGGACCTGCACCTGCACCCCGAGCTGGGCACCGACCTGCCCCGGACGCAGTCCGCCGTGCTCGAGGCGCTCGACGGGCTCGGGCTCGACGTGCGGACCGGTTCGTCGCTGTCGTCGGTCGTCGCCGACCTCGACGGCGGGGCGGGCGACGGGCCGACCATCCTCCTCCGGGGCGACATGGACGCGCTGCCGATGCCCGAGGACACCGGGCTCGACTTCTCGAGCACGGTCGACGGCGCCATGCACGCCTGCGGCCACGATGCCCACACCTCGATGCTCGTCGGCGCGGCCCGCCTGCTGGCCGAGCGCCGCGACGAGCTCGCCGGGCGGATCCGCTTCATGTTCCAGCCCGGCGAGGAGGGCTTCGGCGGCGCCGTGCAGATGATCGACGAGGGCGTGCTCGACGGGGTCGACGCCGCCTTCGCGCTGCACGTCGCTCCCAACCTCTGGTCGGACTGGATCGTGTACCGGCCGGGTGCGGCGATGGCGTCGGCCGACGTCGTCGAGATCACGATCACCGGGCGCGGCGGCCACGCCTCGACGCCGCACTGGGCCGCCGACCCGGTGCCGGCCGCCTGCGAGGCCGTGCTGGCGCTGCAGTCGATGATCACCCGGACGGTCAACGCGTTCGACCCGGCCGTCCTGACCATCGCCAAGATCCGTGCCGGCACGACCGACAACGTGATCCCCGAGTCGGCCACGCTCACCGGCACCCTCAGGGCGGTCAGCGAGTCGACCCGCCACGCCGTCTGGGACCGCATCCGCCAGGTGACCGACGGGATCGCCGCGGCGCACGGCTGCACCGCCCGGGTCGAGATCCTCGAGGGCTACCCGGTCACCGTCAACGACGCCCGCTTCACCGACTGGGCGCGGCAGGTCGCGACCGACGTCCTGGGCCCGAAGACCGTCGCCGAGATGCCCTCGCCCGTGATGGGCGCCGAGGACTTCTCGTACGTGCTGCAGAAGGTGCCGGGGGCGATCTTCTTCCTCGGCGTGTGCCCGCCGGAGCACCCGAACCCGTTCGAGGCGCCGGCGTGCCACTCGAACCGGATGGTCCTGAACGAGGACGCGATGGCGACGGGCATCGCCATCCACGCGGCGGTCGCCACCAGCTTCCTCGCCGCCAAGGGCGAGTTCGGCTGA
- a CDS encoding enoyl-CoA hydratase — MSDVLRVELTDGYAVVTLDRPAARNALNADLRSTLYEAMRGLDADADVHAVVLTGADPAFCAGLDLKELAEAPDTLAGGFGDSADLRRPFPTMSTPVIGAINGVAITGGFELALACDFLVASEHARFADTHARVGIMPGWGLTVLLPQAVGVRRARELSATGNFLDAATAYDWGLVNHVVPHAELLPTARRLAVDIVGNDPDGVRQILATYAEGSLLSAGEALDLEQRTSRAWMAERGGADLEARRRAVTERGRTQL; from the coding sequence ATGTCCGACGTACTGAGGGTCGAGCTGACCGACGGGTACGCGGTGGTGACGCTCGATCGTCCCGCCGCCCGCAACGCACTGAATGCCGACTTGCGCAGCACCCTGTACGAGGCGATGCGCGGCCTCGACGCCGATGCGGACGTCCATGCGGTCGTTCTGACCGGCGCGGATCCGGCGTTCTGCGCCGGGCTCGACCTGAAGGAGCTCGCCGAGGCGCCCGACACGCTGGCCGGTGGCTTCGGCGACTCGGCCGACCTGCGCCGGCCGTTCCCGACGATGTCGACGCCGGTGATCGGCGCGATCAACGGCGTGGCCATCACCGGCGGCTTCGAGCTGGCGCTGGCGTGCGACTTCCTCGTTGCCTCGGAGCACGCCCGCTTCGCCGACACCCACGCCCGCGTCGGGATCATGCCCGGGTGGGGCCTGACCGTCCTGCTGCCCCAGGCCGTGGGGGTGCGGCGGGCCCGGGAGCTGTCGGCGACCGGCAACTTCCTCGACGCCGCCACCGCCTACGACTGGGGCCTCGTGAACCACGTCGTGCCGCACGCGGAGCTGCTGCCGACGGCGCGCCGCCTGGCGGTCGACATCGTCGGCAACGACCCCGACGGCGTGCGCCAGATCCTCGCCACCTACGCGGAGGGGTCCCTGCTCAGCGCCGGTGAGGCGCTCGACCTCGAGCAGCGCACGAGCCGCGCCTGGATGGCCGAGCGGGGCGGCGCCGATCTGGAGGCCCGGCGTCGGGCCGTGACCGAACGCGGTCGCACGCAGCTCTGA
- a CDS encoding RDD family protein yields MSFFRPENWGRASGPEPPLHRPEPDHGTVDLYVGDLQPPQLHHLDLLLTSADIPFFVGVGIRTVPAARAGEAEDLIDAASREDDPGAEGGTGSGPGDGPPASIDGAWLDDDPALLRDQPDAGAIALGSGASTSVRVLAGTGRRAWAQVVNWFGLGCLASVAVTPLLSDAVAVGRTVTFVLYLVLCIVLTGIWGKDLGQLVCRLQVVGADGLPPGLRRATRRVLVVYGPMAVLYAVEWALYLGDGGSTGAVGVVVGAVDVAVAVGWPVAILFSIAQDDDHQGWHDRVGGTWVVTTAPRRDRLGALRRSGPAIGAAAGLTVPTVTGPPDDDEPDLDDEPGLDDEPEPDDRVSG; encoded by the coding sequence TTGTCGTTTTTCCGACCAGAGAACTGGGGCCGAGCGAGCGGGCCGGAGCCGCCGCTGCACCGGCCCGAGCCCGACCACGGGACCGTCGACCTCTACGTCGGCGACCTCCAGCCGCCGCAGCTCCACCACCTCGACCTGCTGCTGACGTCGGCCGACATCCCGTTCTTCGTCGGCGTGGGCATCCGGACGGTGCCCGCCGCCCGTGCCGGTGAGGCCGAGGACCTGATCGACGCCGCGAGCCGCGAGGACGACCCGGGCGCGGAGGGCGGGACGGGCAGCGGGCCGGGGGACGGACCGCCGGCATCCATCGACGGCGCATGGCTGGACGACGATCCTGCGCTGCTCCGCGACCAGCCCGACGCCGGTGCGATCGCCCTGGGCTCGGGCGCCTCGACGTCGGTCCGGGTGCTCGCCGGGACCGGTCGCCGGGCGTGGGCGCAGGTCGTCAACTGGTTCGGCCTGGGCTGCCTGGCTTCGGTCGCGGTCACGCCGCTGCTGTCCGATGCCGTCGCCGTCGGCCGGACGGTCACCTTCGTCCTGTACCTGGTGCTCTGCATCGTGCTGACGGGGATCTGGGGCAAGGACCTCGGGCAGCTGGTGTGCCGCCTCCAGGTGGTGGGCGCGGACGGCCTCCCGCCGGGGCTGCGGCGCGCGACCCGGCGGGTCCTGGTCGTCTATGGCCCGATGGCGGTGCTCTACGCCGTCGAGTGGGCGCTGTACCTCGGCGACGGGGGCTCGACCGGCGCCGTCGGCGTGGTGGTCGGGGCGGTCGACGTCGCGGTCGCGGTCGGGTGGCCGGTCGCGATCCTGTTCTCGATCGCGCAGGACGACGACCACCAGGGGTGGCACGACCGCGTCGGCGGGACCTGGGTCGTGACGACGGCGCCCCGGCGCGACCGGCTGGGAGCGCTCCGGCGGAGCGGCCCTGCGATCGGCGCCGCCGCCGGGCTGACCGTCCCGACCGTCACCGGCCCGCCCGACGACGACGAGCCGGATCTCGACGACGAGCCTGGCCTGGACGACGAGCCGGAGCCGGACGACCGGGTGTCGGGCTGA
- a CDS encoding metallophosphoesterase family protein — MTTTPRRHTVEHVARPRTAGAGLDVFAVEDRGAQLVWSSLPAGPVSIAVDGPGGRSTAMQVEHAGGPGAVELTGLRPGSRHVVEVRAGGERRRRAFRTQPAPPGEELFRFATLNDLHLGREEVREASAEHRRSRGRPTRPAPPTPLDMARDALTDALDWGAASIVVKGDVCDQSYDRFWDQAAALFGGVDVPVHMLPGNHDTGSKRLVEPEVAAKARGLHLARDVEHVDLPGLRVVLVESGIPGNGWGRMTRHADEVADLAADAAAGGSGTFVATHHQPQRFRVPLYWPHGTPGPDAMRFAGALGAATPHAVVSSGHTHRCRVRRVAGVPWSEVGATNHFPATWAGYRVFEGGLMQVVRRTARPRALAWSERSRSALGGVWALWATGTLSDRSFTLDWT, encoded by the coding sequence ATGACCACCACCCCCCGGCGCCACACCGTCGAGCACGTCGCCCGACCGCGCACCGCGGGTGCGGGTCTGGACGTCTTCGCCGTCGAGGACCGCGGCGCGCAGCTGGTGTGGTCCTCGCTGCCCGCCGGACCGGTGTCGATCGCGGTGGACGGCCCCGGCGGTCGGAGCACGGCGATGCAGGTGGAGCACGCCGGCGGCCCCGGCGCCGTCGAGCTCACCGGCCTGCGCCCGGGGTCGCGCCACGTCGTCGAGGTGCGCGCCGGCGGCGAACGACGACGCCGGGCGTTCCGGACCCAACCCGCACCGCCGGGCGAGGAGCTGTTCCGATTCGCCACGCTGAACGACCTGCACCTCGGGCGCGAGGAGGTCCGGGAGGCGTCGGCCGAGCACCGGCGGTCCCGCGGCCGCCCCACCCGGCCGGCCCCGCCCACCCCGCTCGACATGGCCCGGGACGCGCTGACCGACGCCCTCGACTGGGGAGCCGCCTCGATCGTGGTGAAGGGCGACGTGTGCGACCAGTCCTACGACCGCTTCTGGGACCAGGCCGCAGCGCTGTTCGGCGGCGTCGACGTGCCGGTGCACATGCTGCCCGGCAACCACGACACGGGGTCCAAGCGACTCGTCGAGCCCGAGGTGGCGGCGAAGGCACGGGGTCTGCACCTCGCCCGCGACGTCGAGCACGTCGACCTCCCGGGTCTGCGCGTCGTGCTCGTCGAGTCGGGGATCCCGGGCAACGGGTGGGGCCGCATGACCCGCCACGCGGACGAGGTTGCGGACCTCGCGGCCGACGCCGCGGCCGGCGGATCGGGGACCTTCGTCGCGACGCACCACCAGCCCCAGCGGTTCCGGGTCCCCCTCTACTGGCCCCACGGCACCCCGGGCCCCGACGCCATGCGGTTCGCCGGCGCCCTCGGGGCCGCCACCCCGCACGCCGTCGTGAGCTCGGGCCACACCCACCGCTGTCGCGTGCGGCGGGTGGCCGGCGTCCCGTGGAGCGAGGTCGGCGCGACCAACCACTTCCCCGCGACGTGGGCCGGCTACCGGGTGTTCGAGGGCGGGCTCATGCAGGTGGTCCGCCGGACGGCCCGGCCCCGGGCCCTGGCGTGGAGCGAGCGCAGCCGGAGCGCCCTCGGCGGGGTGTGGGCGCTCTGGGCGACCGGCACCCTGTCGGACCGCTCGTTCACGCTCGACTGGACCTGA